A region from the Paenarthrobacter aurescens genome encodes:
- a CDS encoding DUF5691 domain-containing protein, with the protein MMWVADLRTAALVGTGRHDAPHPPTELGFRAPAGLSREESLLDQAALADIVTRATRTATTAPQTGPSSPAPADVEPQASGEAARLLDLLLTQPPVGLELRTQLVVDWLGLAEKSRRRVPHRLLPALLTLAETNSAVFRSLEPAIGTRGRWLQEIKNPPSHEPATQSTGPRSSDAAADYGRLRGGDPSAARAQLRQTWTSLSARERAGKLALFAGNLQDDDEALLEQALDDKAKGVRDVALRLLDQLPESARAARMATRLKPLLQVKGLLSKRLEIDLPPAPDKEALRDGVPPDPRKGEPDRMARLEAIIKGAPLDVWTAATGRNRSATLALLQGEPRILDAMIAATAARNDPEWARALLGVVTDRRLLDCLPPDERAHWLERHVRETNDQPLTLAPLLHDLPQPWPVPLSEAVLAVISGKDGGRLAALLAAVLPTALPPEAAEHCRQLLARTDDDAARRRVLRDAVQYQSFRQSLTEAFR; encoded by the coding sequence ATGATGTGGGTGGCAGACCTGCGAACAGCGGCGCTGGTGGGTACGGGACGGCACGACGCTCCGCATCCGCCCACAGAATTGGGGTTTCGTGCACCCGCTGGCCTAAGCCGCGAAGAATCCCTGTTGGATCAAGCCGCCCTGGCTGACATTGTTACCCGGGCGACGCGGACAGCCACCACTGCCCCCCAAACCGGTCCTTCTTCGCCGGCCCCTGCTGATGTGGAGCCGCAAGCCAGCGGTGAGGCCGCCCGGCTCTTGGACCTTTTGCTGACCCAGCCACCCGTGGGCCTTGAGCTGAGGACCCAGCTGGTAGTGGACTGGCTGGGTTTAGCCGAAAAATCACGACGACGGGTTCCTCACCGGCTGCTGCCGGCGTTGCTGACGTTGGCTGAAACTAATTCCGCTGTTTTCAGGTCTCTGGAACCGGCTATTGGAACCCGTGGCCGGTGGTTGCAGGAGATCAAGAACCCGCCTTCTCACGAGCCTGCCACCCAAAGTACTGGGCCCCGGAGCTCTGACGCTGCGGCAGACTATGGCCGGCTAAGAGGTGGTGATCCTTCAGCTGCACGCGCCCAACTTCGTCAGACCTGGACGTCGCTCAGCGCCAGGGAACGCGCAGGCAAGCTGGCATTGTTCGCCGGAAACCTCCAAGACGACGACGAAGCCTTGCTGGAGCAGGCCTTGGACGACAAAGCCAAGGGTGTACGGGACGTGGCTCTCCGGCTTCTGGACCAACTCCCGGAGAGTGCGCGCGCTGCACGCATGGCCACCCGGCTAAAACCCTTGCTGCAGGTCAAAGGGCTCCTGAGTAAAAGGCTGGAGATCGATCTCCCCCCGGCCCCTGACAAGGAGGCACTGCGGGACGGAGTTCCACCGGACCCACGCAAGGGCGAACCGGATCGGATGGCACGGCTGGAGGCCATTATCAAGGGCGCACCGCTGGATGTGTGGACGGCGGCAACAGGCCGTAACCGCTCGGCCACCCTTGCGCTGCTGCAGGGAGAACCCCGCATCCTGGACGCGATGATCGCTGCCACTGCCGCGCGCAACGATCCCGAATGGGCCCGCGCGCTTCTTGGCGTCGTGACGGACAGGAGGCTGCTCGATTGCCTCCCTCCGGACGAGCGGGCACATTGGCTGGAGCGGCACGTCCGGGAAACCAACGACCAACCGCTGACCCTGGCTCCGCTCCTCCACGATCTGCCGCAACCGTGGCCCGTTCCATTGTCCGAGGCGGTACTGGCAGTGATTTCGGGCAAGGACGGTGGTCGCTTGGCGGCCCTGCTGGCTGCAGTCCTTCCTACTGCGCTGCCGCCCGAGGCTGCCGAACATTGCCGGCAACTTTTGGCACGAACAGACGACGACGCAGCCCGGCGTCGTGTCCTGCGCGATGCCGTCCAATACCAATCATTCAGACAATCCCTGACGGAGGCTTTCCGATGA
- a CDS encoding VWA domain-containing protein, with amino-acid sequence MTDDAAVTGASDAPEDSAGSGRDRLSRWRLVLGGHDADGISTGEGMPVQLSEDDVRRDQALEELYGEGSNRRGGLGSSSPRVARWLGDIRGYFPSSVVQVMQADAMDRLGLRQLLLEPEMLRTVQPDIGLVSTLVGLGRVIPEESRETARSVIRQVTKELEERLRAKTIQAVSGALNRSARTRRPRHRDIDWNRTIAANLKHYQPEYRTVVPERLHGHARRSTEIQREIILCIDQSGSMAESVVYSSVFGAVLSSLKSVSTRLVVFDTEVVDLTDDLDDPVDVLFGVQLGGGTDINRALAYCQDQITKPTETILVLISDLYEGGIAEEMLRRAASIVGGGTTMVALLALSDSGHPSFDSSHAAALAGIGVPAFACTPDLFPDMMAAAIERRDVSEWAASQDIPTSHEN; translated from the coding sequence ATGACCGACGATGCAGCTGTGACAGGTGCCTCTGATGCGCCGGAGGATTCTGCCGGGTCCGGGCGGGACCGGCTGAGCCGTTGGCGGTTGGTGCTGGGCGGGCACGATGCTGACGGCATCTCAACAGGGGAAGGTATGCCGGTGCAGCTGTCCGAGGACGATGTGCGACGCGATCAGGCGTTGGAAGAGCTCTACGGTGAGGGGTCCAATCGGCGCGGTGGACTGGGCTCGTCCAGTCCACGCGTGGCCCGATGGCTTGGCGACATCCGTGGGTATTTTCCCTCTTCAGTGGTCCAGGTTATGCAGGCCGATGCCATGGACCGGCTCGGGCTGAGGCAGCTGCTTCTGGAACCGGAAATGCTGCGGACGGTCCAACCGGATATCGGATTGGTGAGCACCCTGGTGGGTCTGGGGCGGGTGATTCCCGAGGAGTCCCGGGAAACTGCCAGATCGGTTATCCGGCAGGTCACCAAGGAGCTTGAAGAACGGTTACGTGCCAAGACGATCCAGGCCGTTTCAGGGGCGCTCAACCGTTCCGCAAGGACCCGCCGGCCACGGCATAGGGATATTGACTGGAACAGAACCATCGCCGCTAACCTCAAGCATTACCAGCCCGAATACCGGACGGTGGTGCCCGAGCGGCTCCACGGACACGCACGACGCAGCACCGAAATTCAGCGCGAAATCATTCTGTGCATCGACCAATCGGGATCCATGGCTGAATCAGTGGTTTATTCCAGTGTCTTTGGAGCTGTCCTCAGTTCGCTCAAGTCAGTGAGCACCAGGTTGGTGGTCTTTGACACCGAAGTGGTGGATCTGACCGACGACCTGGACGATCCCGTGGACGTGCTGTTCGGCGTGCAACTGGGCGGTGGCACTGACATCAACCGCGCACTTGCCTACTGTCAGGACCAGATCACCAAACCCACCGAAACCATCCTGGTGCTGATCAGTGACCTCTACGAGGGCGGGATAGCAGAAGAAATGCTGCGCCGTGCCGCTTCCATTGTGGGCGGAGGGACAACCATGGTCGCCTTGCTGGCCTTGAGTGACAGCGGCCATCCATCCTTCGACTCCAGCCACGCAGCGGCGCTTGCAGGCATCGGTGTTCCCGCGTTCGCGTGCACTCCGGATCTTTTCCCGGACATGATGGCTGCGGCCATTGAACGCCGGGATGTCAGCGAGTGGGCAGCCTCCCAGGACATCCCAACGAGTCACGAAAATTAG
- a CDS encoding DUF5682 family protein encodes MTDVHILGIRHHGPGSAHSVAEALATLRPDLVLVEGPPELDQVIPLVTDPDMVPPVAGLIYAVDEPRLASFYPMAGFSPEWVAIRWALSTGKPVRAIDLPAAHTFALRAAEERAAQERAAQERAAQERAVQERDLAALAASQEEATAATSDDGGGLAAVDGTPSDVIEDPPAAPLQAYRPDAIGMLATAAGYSDAERWWEDAVEHRNTDPVERFEALIDAITEIRDMDQRPVDHPDVLENNRREAAMRRLVRAAMREGHERIAVVCGAYHAPALVPAGFPSVSADNKVLAGLPKAKVAVTWVPWTSDRLSLGSGYGAGVTAPGWYQHLFAHWMAKDPAADVATTWLVRVAHALRKENLDASTASVVEASRMATALAAVRGRPSPGLPELDDAAQTVLCDGSPLPLALVHRELTVGRELGNVPDSVPTLPLAADLTATQRKLRMKPSAMEEVMVLDLRKPNQLARSVLLHRLSLLGVDWAQPTDAGRTTGTFKEAWTLAWKPELAVSVVEASRYGTTVASAAATYVSEQAQAAESLPVLSKLLESCLLAELPDGIAGVVSALAERTALQQDVPPLLETIAPLARTCRYGNVRGVDVRDVRKILQATVVRACVGLPTACAGLDDDAAGVMRRAIDRAQDGLTVLPELPLNDWHTALSAVAHSDTIHGSVAGRATRLLLDAGLVEGDDVASRLSRRLSIATPAPEAAAWLDGLLSGDATLLIHDRRLLQIVDDWVEAVPDDVFEDVLPLIRRTFSAFSRPERREIGEQLSRAGSAGVAAESSPMDLSDAGPALKTMARILGWEAIA; translated from the coding sequence ATGACAGACGTCCACATTCTGGGGATTCGGCACCACGGTCCGGGTTCGGCCCATTCCGTCGCGGAAGCTCTGGCTACCCTTAGGCCTGATTTGGTACTGGTTGAAGGGCCGCCGGAGCTTGACCAGGTCATCCCGCTGGTCACGGATCCGGACATGGTTCCACCGGTCGCAGGCTTAATCTATGCGGTGGATGAGCCTCGATTGGCTTCGTTCTACCCCATGGCCGGCTTCTCGCCTGAGTGGGTGGCGATCCGCTGGGCTCTGTCCACGGGAAAGCCTGTGCGTGCCATTGACCTGCCCGCCGCACACACGTTCGCGCTCCGGGCGGCAGAGGAACGCGCGGCACAGGAACGCGCGGCACAGGAACGCGCGGCACAGGAACGCGCGGTACAGGAACGCGACCTGGCAGCCTTGGCGGCTTCTCAGGAGGAAGCCACTGCTGCCACTTCGGACGACGGCGGCGGTCTTGCCGCCGTCGACGGGACACCCTCGGATGTCATCGAGGACCCTCCGGCCGCCCCGCTGCAGGCGTACCGGCCCGACGCGATTGGCATGTTGGCCACAGCTGCAGGCTACAGCGACGCGGAACGCTGGTGGGAGGACGCCGTGGAGCACCGGAACACGGACCCCGTTGAACGCTTTGAAGCTCTCATCGATGCGATCACGGAGATCCGGGACATGGATCAGCGTCCGGTGGACCATCCGGACGTTCTGGAGAACAACCGCCGGGAAGCTGCCATGCGGCGCTTGGTGCGCGCGGCCATGCGCGAAGGGCACGAACGCATCGCAGTAGTGTGCGGCGCCTATCACGCACCGGCACTGGTACCCGCCGGTTTTCCTTCGGTGTCCGCCGACAACAAAGTCCTCGCCGGTTTGCCCAAGGCAAAAGTTGCAGTCACCTGGGTTCCATGGACATCGGACCGGCTCAGCCTGGGCAGCGGATACGGAGCAGGAGTAACTGCGCCGGGCTGGTACCAGCACCTGTTCGCACATTGGATGGCCAAGGATCCCGCGGCGGACGTTGCCACCACGTGGCTGGTCCGGGTAGCCCATGCATTGCGCAAAGAAAACCTGGATGCTTCCACGGCCTCCGTTGTGGAGGCCAGCAGGATGGCTACTGCGTTAGCCGCCGTCCGCGGACGGCCAAGCCCTGGCCTGCCGGAGCTGGACGATGCCGCGCAGACTGTCCTTTGCGACGGTTCACCTCTGCCGTTGGCCCTGGTTCACCGGGAACTTACTGTTGGGCGCGAGCTCGGGAACGTTCCCGACTCTGTGCCTACCCTCCCGCTCGCAGCGGACCTCACCGCCACCCAACGCAAGCTGCGCATGAAGCCCAGTGCCATGGAAGAGGTCATGGTTCTGGACCTGCGCAAGCCGAACCAGTTGGCCCGTTCGGTGCTCCTCCACCGTCTGTCACTGCTGGGTGTGGACTGGGCTCAGCCGACCGACGCCGGCAGGACCACCGGCACCTTCAAGGAGGCATGGACGTTGGCGTGGAAACCCGAGTTGGCTGTTTCAGTGGTGGAAGCGAGCCGCTACGGCACCACCGTCGCCTCAGCAGCAGCCACGTACGTCTCTGAGCAGGCGCAAGCGGCCGAAAGCCTGCCCGTTTTGAGCAAACTGTTGGAGAGCTGTCTGCTGGCCGAATTACCGGACGGCATTGCCGGCGTCGTGTCCGCCTTGGCTGAACGCACTGCGCTGCAGCAGGATGTTCCTCCGCTCTTGGAAACCATCGCCCCGCTGGCGCGCACCTGCAGGTACGGCAACGTGCGCGGGGTGGACGTGAGGGATGTCCGGAAAATCCTGCAGGCCACGGTAGTCCGCGCGTGTGTCGGACTGCCCACCGCCTGCGCCGGCTTGGATGATGATGCTGCCGGTGTGATGCGCCGGGCCATTGACCGGGCACAGGATGGTCTGACCGTCTTGCCTGAGCTGCCGTTGAATGACTGGCATACTGCCCTCTCGGCGGTGGCGCACTCGGACACTATTCATGGCTCGGTGGCCGGACGGGCCACCCGACTCCTGCTGGATGCAGGCCTGGTGGAAGGAGATGACGTTGCCTCGCGCCTTAGCCGACGATTGTCCATTGCTACACCCGCCCCGGAAGCCGCTGCCTGGTTGGACGGCCTGCTGTCCGGCGACGCGACCTTGCTGATCCATGATCGGCGGCTACTTCAGATCGTTGATGATTGGGTGGAAGCCGTGCCTGATGACGTGTTCGAGGACGTCTTACCTTTGATCCGGAGGACTTTCTCGGCGTTCAGCAGGCCTGAGCGGCGCGAAATCGGCGAGCAGTTAAGCCGGGCCGGTTCTGCCGGCGTCGCAGCAGAGTCCTCCCCCATGGACCTGTCCGACGCTGGCCCGGCGCTGAAAACCATGGCACGCATTCTGGGATGGGAGGCGATCGCATGA
- a CDS encoding MFS transporter → MVTPRTGEGGDTLNDAARKIQRVYLTLTLGNTVAASFIWGINTLFLLDAGLSNLEAFAANAFFTVGMVLFEVPTGVIADGWGRRVSFLLGTVTLAVSTYLYFVMWQISAPFWMWAVVSVLLGLGFTFFSGAVEAWLVDALRFSGYQGGLESVLGRGQMVQGVAMLLGSVAGGVIAQATNLGVPFLLRVLVLLAMFAVAFGLMHDVGFSPERSTHPIRATRAVLSASIESGLKNPPVRYVMLAAPFSAGVGFYVFYALQPYLLDLFGDPKAYSIAGLAAAIVAGSQILGGWLAPHARQLFHKRTSVLILSAVVGALILLVLGFTRIFWVALVLLALWAVVGSAATPVRQAYVNDMIPSKQRATVLSFDSLMGSSGGVVIQPALGRGADLYGYPASLAIAGVVELIAVPFLLASRKQGAAADRARTSETAPNPESRT, encoded by the coding sequence GTGGTCACTCCCCGCACCGGTGAGGGCGGCGACACGCTGAATGATGCCGCCCGGAAGATCCAACGCGTCTACCTGACATTGACGTTGGGCAATACCGTTGCGGCGTCCTTCATATGGGGTATCAACACCCTTTTCCTCCTGGACGCTGGCCTGAGTAATCTGGAGGCGTTTGCCGCCAATGCCTTCTTCACTGTTGGCATGGTTCTTTTCGAAGTTCCCACAGGCGTTATTGCGGATGGCTGGGGGCGTCGTGTCTCGTTCCTGCTGGGGACGGTGACGTTGGCCGTATCCACCTACCTATATTTCGTGATGTGGCAGATCTCCGCGCCATTCTGGATGTGGGCCGTTGTCTCTGTCCTCCTGGGCCTTGGCTTCACGTTCTTTTCCGGCGCTGTGGAGGCGTGGCTCGTCGATGCGCTGCGCTTTTCGGGCTACCAAGGCGGACTGGAATCGGTGCTGGGCCGCGGGCAGATGGTCCAGGGCGTAGCGATGCTGCTGGGTTCAGTGGCAGGTGGGGTGATAGCCCAGGCAACCAACCTTGGCGTGCCGTTCCTCCTTCGCGTGTTGGTGCTGCTTGCCATGTTTGCTGTCGCTTTCGGACTCATGCACGACGTCGGGTTCTCGCCTGAGCGTTCAACGCACCCAATCCGCGCGACGCGCGCGGTGCTGTCAGCGTCGATCGAGAGCGGATTGAAGAACCCGCCTGTCCGCTACGTGATGTTGGCAGCGCCCTTCAGCGCCGGCGTCGGGTTCTATGTCTTTTACGCACTGCAGCCGTACCTGCTGGACCTCTTTGGCGACCCGAAAGCGTATTCCATCGCGGGTTTGGCCGCTGCGATAGTAGCCGGATCGCAGATCCTTGGGGGCTGGCTTGCCCCGCACGCCCGGCAACTGTTCCACAAGCGAACATCCGTGCTCATCCTCAGCGCAGTGGTGGGCGCCCTCATCCTGCTGGTCCTGGGATTCACGCGGATCTTCTGGGTGGCCCTGGTTCTGCTCGCATTGTGGGCCGTTGTGGGTTCTGCGGCCACGCCCGTCCGGCAGGCGTACGTGAACGACATGATCCCGTCCAAGCAGCGGGCCACCGTCCTGAGTTTTGATTCGCTGATGGGTTCCAGCGGCGGCGTAGTGATCCAACCTGCCCTGGGCCGGGGAGCTGATCTTTACGGGTATCCGGCATCACTGGCAATAGCCGGCGTCGTCGAGCTCATAGCTGTTCCGTTCCTGCTGGCCAGCAGGAAGCAGGGCGCAGCAGCCGACCGGGCCAGGACCTCAGAAACCGCCCCAAACCCCGAATCAAGGACTTAG
- a CDS encoding SWIM zinc finger family protein gives MGRWSEETVIKAAPDASSLAAARKLAHPGPWSDSGSNEVLVWGKCQGSGKTPYQVSVDIVAPAYRCSCPSRKFPCKHALALLLLWSRGEAAEVGAATADFAKEWADQRADRATAKERRQTEQPADPEAQAKRLAARLALMDAGVDDFSRWLTDLIRTGLAAARNQPYSWWDGVAARLVDSQLPGLGEQVRDMASQIHGRTDWSDHLLLHAGRWWALSMAWSARDKLSPDEFADVKAALGWSTASADVQDTERLPGPWLVLGAHRSDDGRLQQQRTWLQGPDGKVVVVLDFAGQGQGLAAPQLAGALLDATIARYPGSAPQRAMFNGPITPLDVATNLGAGNSIVQALKQESAAVALSPWRTRLPVLLEEVIINPEGTGWLHDPNGEALPLVDAPLDSLLALTGGHAADIFGELEDGRLRPLTVVVDGMVVTP, from the coding sequence ATGGGGCGTTGGAGCGAAGAGACAGTCATCAAAGCAGCCCCGGACGCATCCTCCTTGGCGGCGGCGCGGAAGCTTGCACATCCCGGCCCATGGTCGGACTCCGGCAGCAATGAGGTTCTTGTATGGGGTAAATGCCAAGGCAGCGGAAAGACGCCGTACCAAGTCAGCGTTGACATCGTCGCGCCCGCCTACCGCTGCTCGTGTCCCAGCCGGAAGTTCCCGTGCAAGCATGCCCTGGCACTGCTCCTCCTGTGGTCCCGGGGTGAGGCAGCCGAAGTAGGAGCCGCCACCGCGGATTTCGCCAAGGAGTGGGCGGATCAACGGGCCGATCGCGCCACGGCAAAAGAACGTCGGCAAACCGAGCAGCCCGCCGATCCGGAAGCGCAGGCAAAACGTCTCGCTGCGCGGCTCGCGCTGATGGACGCAGGGGTCGATGATTTTTCGCGCTGGCTGACGGACCTTATCCGGACAGGGCTCGCTGCTGCCCGCAACCAGCCCTATTCGTGGTGGGATGGCGTTGCAGCCCGTTTGGTGGACTCCCAGCTTCCTGGTTTAGGCGAACAAGTACGGGACATGGCTTCCCAAATCCACGGCAGGACGGACTGGTCTGATCATCTTCTCCTCCATGCGGGCCGCTGGTGGGCTCTTTCCATGGCCTGGTCAGCCAGGGACAAGCTTTCTCCGGACGAGTTCGCTGACGTCAAGGCTGCCCTCGGGTGGTCCACGGCGTCGGCCGATGTACAGGACACTGAGCGGTTGCCGGGCCCTTGGCTGGTTCTGGGAGCCCACCGGAGCGATGACGGCCGCCTTCAGCAACAACGGACCTGGCTTCAGGGCCCGGATGGAAAGGTAGTGGTGGTCCTTGATTTCGCCGGCCAGGGCCAGGGTTTAGCTGCCCCGCAACTCGCCGGGGCTCTGCTTGATGCCACCATTGCCCGGTACCCCGGCTCAGCTCCGCAGCGCGCTATGTTCAACGGCCCTATCACTCCCCTGGACGTGGCCACCAACCTGGGCGCGGGCAACAGCATTGTGCAGGCCCTCAAACAGGAGTCTGCTGCCGTTGCCCTCTCGCCGTGGCGGACCAGGCTTCCCGTGCTGTTGGAGGAAGTCATCATCAACCCCGAGGGCACGGGGTGGCTGCATGATCCGAACGGCGAGGCTCTTCCCTTGGTGGATGCTCCCCTGGACTCGCTGCTGGCACTGACCGGTGGCCATGCGGCCGATATTTTTGGCGAACTGGAAGATGGCCGCCTGCGTCCCCTGACCGTCGTCGTTGATGGAATGGTGGTGACCCCATGA
- a CDS encoding AAA family ATPase, whose translation MTDAQNATEVLRAHAENAYADELNALAAVDDRPRPPSWRLSPWAVTTYILGGTLANGVQISPKYLGSERLVEIAVASLATDRALLLLGVPGTAKTWLGEHLAAAVSGSSTLVVQGTAGTPEEALRYGWNYARLLADGPSRAAMVPGPVMRAMETGSLVRVEELTRIPSDVQDSLITILSEKTLPIPELNEEVQARKGFNVIATANNRDKGVNDLSSALRRRFNTVVLPLPDSIDQEVEIVTTRVRSLGEALELPADLAALSEIRRVVTVMRELRSGVTQDQRTTIKSPSATLSTAEAISVMTNGLSLAAHFGDGTVRAEDVAASLVGAVIKDPVQDRVIWQEYLETVVRNRPEWKDLYRACRDLESSN comes from the coding sequence ATGACCGATGCCCAGAACGCCACGGAGGTTCTCCGGGCCCACGCCGAGAACGCCTACGCCGATGAACTCAACGCGTTGGCCGCTGTTGACGACCGCCCACGGCCACCGAGCTGGCGTCTTTCGCCATGGGCAGTCACCACCTATATCCTCGGTGGAACCTTGGCCAACGGTGTTCAGATCAGTCCGAAGTACCTTGGCTCGGAACGCTTGGTGGAAATCGCCGTGGCATCCTTGGCCACGGATCGTGCACTGCTGTTGCTGGGTGTTCCGGGAACCGCGAAGACCTGGCTTGGTGAGCACCTGGCGGCAGCCGTCTCCGGCTCATCCACCCTGGTGGTGCAGGGCACCGCGGGTACCCCGGAAGAGGCGTTGCGGTATGGATGGAACTACGCCCGTTTGTTGGCCGATGGCCCTTCCCGCGCCGCCATGGTTCCGGGTCCGGTGATGCGCGCAATGGAGACAGGAAGCCTGGTGCGGGTGGAGGAACTCACCCGCATCCCCTCCGATGTGCAGGACTCCCTGATCACCATCCTCAGCGAGAAGACACTGCCCATTCCCGAGCTCAATGAGGAAGTGCAGGCACGGAAGGGCTTCAATGTGATTGCCACAGCGAACAACCGGGATAAGGGCGTCAACGATCTCTCGTCCGCCCTTCGACGCCGGTTCAATACGGTGGTCCTGCCGCTTCCGGACAGCATCGACCAAGAGGTGGAGATCGTCACCACCCGTGTTCGCAGCCTGGGTGAGGCCTTGGAGCTGCCGGCCGATTTGGCAGCGCTGTCCGAGATCCGCAGGGTGGTGACCGTGATGCGCGAGCTCCGGTCAGGGGTGACGCAGGACCAGCGCACCACCATCAAGTCGCCATCGGCCACGTTGTCCACAGCGGAGGCAATATCCGTGATGACCAACGGGCTGTCCCTGGCAGCACACTTTGGAGACGGCACGGTCCGTGCAGAGGATGTGGCCGCCAGCTTGGTGGGCGCAGTGATCAAGGACCCCGTGCAGGACCGCGTCATCTGGCAGGAATACTTGGAGACCGTGGTGCGGAACCGGCCTGAATGGAAGGACCTGTACAGGGCCTGCCGCGATCTCGAATCATCCAACTGA
- a CDS encoding DUF3100 domain-containing protein, with protein MSTSTETTRTDKAGTRLTLPVAALAFVIALAVQFIGQAKIDLGIGAIIIFPMVWGLILGLLVSIQKFKPLGLDLQRVAAALVGVAVLLLVARLAFNIGPSLPSLIKAGPALLLQEVGHLLGTIVLALPLAVLLRMGKATVGATFSLDREPSFAMVSEKYGPDSDQYRGVLAMYVFGTLFGAIFITLLTSLVANWKIFDPLALAMGAGVGSGSMMAASAASIIAAYPGDQEAILGMAAVSNLITTILGVYVGIYIALPVADRFYKVLTRNKESQKVAAGTAPQARTAAELEQDEVQAEENRRFREEVAKSSAAMKLPLWLSLSVLTVLGVGTAAVAAKGLSLSILAGYGIMLALVLVSLVLAKVTRKISAIVFITTIGAYISSPWFFGSGVLNEAVKTVDFLSIATVMLTLAGLSLGKDIPLLRNIGWKIIPVGLVAITASFLLSTVIAEFALGLWH; from the coding sequence ATGAGCACCAGCACCGAAACCACGCGGACGGACAAGGCCGGCACCCGGCTGACGCTTCCTGTTGCCGCGCTGGCGTTTGTCATTGCCCTTGCGGTCCAGTTCATCGGCCAAGCCAAAATTGATCTCGGCATTGGCGCGATCATCATTTTCCCCATGGTGTGGGGCTTGATCCTTGGCTTGCTGGTCTCCATCCAGAAGTTCAAGCCGCTGGGCCTGGACCTCCAGCGTGTGGCAGCAGCCCTCGTTGGTGTAGCGGTCCTGCTCCTGGTGGCCAGGCTCGCCTTCAATATCGGCCCGAGCCTGCCGAGCCTGATCAAGGCTGGCCCCGCACTGCTCCTGCAGGAAGTGGGCCATCTGCTGGGAACCATCGTGTTGGCACTTCCGCTCGCTGTCTTGCTGCGAATGGGCAAGGCCACCGTGGGCGCCACGTTCTCCCTTGACCGCGAACCGTCGTTCGCCATGGTCTCAGAGAAATACGGTCCGGATTCAGACCAGTACCGCGGCGTCCTGGCCATGTACGTTTTCGGCACCCTGTTTGGCGCAATTTTCATCACTCTGCTGACCTCCCTGGTGGCCAACTGGAAGATCTTCGATCCCCTGGCTCTGGCGATGGGCGCCGGTGTGGGCTCGGGCTCCATGATGGCCGCCTCGGCTGCCAGCATCATTGCCGCTTATCCGGGAGATCAGGAAGCAATCCTCGGCATGGCTGCCGTTTCCAACCTGATCACTACCATTCTGGGCGTCTATGTAGGCATTTACATCGCACTGCCCGTGGCTGACAGGTTCTATAAGGTACTCACCCGCAACAAGGAATCGCAGAAGGTCGCTGCCGGCACGGCTCCCCAGGCCCGCACCGCCGCTGAGCTGGAACAGGACGAGGTTCAGGCTGAGGAGAACCGTCGTTTCCGTGAAGAGGTTGCGAAGTCTTCCGCGGCGATGAAGTTGCCTCTGTGGCTATCCCTGTCCGTACTCACGGTGTTGGGTGTCGGTACTGCGGCAGTGGCCGCGAAGGGCTTGAGCCTCTCGATCCTCGCTGGGTACGGCATTATGTTGGCTCTGGTCCTGGTCAGCCTGGTGCTTGCCAAGGTCACCAGGAAGATTTCGGCCATTGTCTTTATCACCACCATCGGCGCCTATATTTCCAGCCCGTGGTTCTTTGGGTCAGGGGTCCTGAATGAGGCAGTCAAGACTGTGGACTTCCTGTCCATCGCCACAGTGATGCTGACCTTGGCTGGCTTGTCGCTCGGCAAGGACATCCCCCTGCTGCGGAACATTGGGTGGAAGATCATTCCGGTGGGCCTCGTTGCCATCACAGCGTCCTTCCTGCTCTCCACGGTCATCGCTGAGTTTGCTTTGGGACTCTGGCACTAG